The Streptococcus parasanguinis genomic sequence ATCACTGGCCTGGATAAAAATCAATAACGATCCATACAAAGAACCCTCCAAGTTTTTCTTGGAGGGTTCTATTTTTCTTACAATTCAGCAATTTGGTTCAAATTCACTTCTGCAACCGTATCGTTACCGAACATAGAAATGACCATTTTCACCTTGTTGTTATCAATTTCAGTGATCTTACCAGTATAGTCTGTGAAGGCACCGTCGATGATGCGAACTGTGTCGCCCACCTTGACATCCAAATCAAACTCTTGAACAGTTTGACCCATAGAGAGCAAGATGCTGCGGATTTCTTCTTCCAACAATGGAGTTGGTTTTGAACGGTTCCCGTGGGATCCGACGAAACCAGTAACGTTCGGTGTATTCCGAACGACAAACCAAGCTTCATCTGTCATGACCATTTCTACCAAGACATAACCTGGGAAGCGGTTTTCTTCGATTTCTTTTGTTTTACCGTTTTTCTCAACTTGTACGGTTTGAGTTGGAATCTCTACACGCAAGATGTTTTCTAACATATTGTAAGTTTGCGCACGTTGCAAAAGATTCTCTTTTACCTTGTTTTCATATCCTGAGTAGGTTTGTAGTACAAACCAGCCTTTATCAAAACTGTCCATTTGGGCATCCTTTCTTTCTGTTTAGCCTGCTCGAGCTTTTGTGAACATACTAAAAAAAGCCTCTTGGCTTTCCTTTTCCTAGCTTCATTATACCACATTTTGCAGGAATGCAAAGAGGTTTGCTGATTTATTTTTAAGAAAAGACTACAAAAAGTGGGACCCTGGGGATCCCACATGGCTTCTTTTCTTAAAAGAAATTGATCATGTGCAATAGGCCACGTGCAATGACTTTGTCGAACAAATAAATCAATGCCACAAAGAAAGCGGTGTACTCAATCACTGAGATAAAGTTTTTCCATCTTTCCTTGCGATTTGGCCAAGTTGTATCTTTTAGTAAGACGAAAATATCTTTAATGAATTTCACAACTCTCTCCTATCGTGTTTCTTTATGGATGGTATACTTGCTGCAATGCTTGCAGAATTTATTGACTTCTAGACGTGTTGGTTTTGGCGTCCCACTCAACTTAATGGAGTAATTGCGTGACCCACAAACCGTACACGCTAGACTTGCTTTTTTTAATGCCATAACGCCTCCGTTCACCCCATTATAGCAAGTTTTCTACATTTTGACAAGAACAGAAAATCTCCTGTCAAGAAAAAAGCAAATCTAAAGCGTTATCACTCTGGTTTTTGCCTCATTTTTGGTAAAATAAAACAAAAGGAGACGAATATGAAAAGTGATAACCTAAAAGAAAGTAGAAATATCGAAGATCGTCGAGGGCAAAGCTACTCCCAGTCTTCAGGCAATAGTAATCTTGGCGGAGGCATTTTACAGATCTTACTATCGCCGGGGAGCTTCAAGAGTAAGATCGTCCTCATCCTTCTTCTGGTTCTTCTAGGAGGTGGTGGCGCTAGTCTTGGGGGTCTCTTTGGAAATGGGACTTCTTCTCAACCTTACCAATCCACCCAAGTCACGCGCACCAACAAGACCCATGTCGACGATGCAGATGCTGAGTTCGTCAGCAAGGTCCTTGGTACAACAGAAGATCATTGGCACAAGGTCTTTCAAGCTGAAGGACGCACTTACCATGAGCCCAAACTAGTCTTCTATACCGGACGGACACAGACAGGCTGTGGGGTTGGGCAAGCATCGGCTGGTCCCTTCTACTGTCCGACCGACAAAAAGATTTATTTGGATATGAGCTTCTACAAGGAATTGACAACCAAATACAAGGCTAGCGGGGACTTCGCCATGGCCTACGTGATCGCCCACGAAGTCGGCCACCACGTACAAAATGAGCTGGGAATCCTTGGCAAATACCATCGAATGCAACAAGGTCTTTCTGAAAAGGAACGAAATGCTATCAGTGTCCGCATCGAGCTACAAGCCGATTACCTAGCAGGTGTCTGGGCCCGCTCCATTCAAGACCGAAACCTTCTAGATATCGGCGATATCGAAGAAGCCATGAATGCAGCCCATGCCGTCGGCGACGACACACTCCAGGAGCAAGCCTACGGCTACTCGGTACCAGATAGCTTTACCCACGGGACTTCAGAACAACGCATGCGCTGGTTCAAACGGGGCTACCAGTACGGGGATCTCCAACACGGCGATACCTTTAGCTTGTCAGATAGTGAACTCTAAATAAAAAACGATTCAGAAGAATTTCTGAATCGTTTTTTTGATTAGAAACCAAGCCAGCCTTTGAAGGTATCCCAAGCGTTTTTCGCTTTTCCTGGGATATCGGCCTCGTCGATTGCTTTCTTCGCATTATCGACCATATTCGACGCCTTTTCTTTAACATCCTCAAAGAAACCTTTGTCTTCTTTGCTATCTGTTTCTGTCGTTTCTTCTCCGACTGGCGCAATGCCGTTTTCAGCATAAGAGTTCTTCACCGAGTCAAACTGGGTACCGTCTGTATAAGGCAGAACACTGTTGGCAACATTGCGGAAAATCTCGGACGCCGTTCCAGCACTACTGTCCGTCAGGTAGTGATTTTCATCGGTCGTTGGGAAACCAAGCCACTGACTGATGACCACATCTGGCGTGTAGCCGATCACCCACTGGTCTCCAGAGAGGTCCTTGTTAAAGCTGGTCTCTGTCGTACCGGTTTTTCCTGCCATGGTATAACCATAAGGCGCAGCGTTCACCCCTGTACCATTACTAAAGGTACCAAGCATCATATTGGTCATCTTATCTGTCGTTGAACCACTGAGCACTCGGGTTGATTTCTGGCTGTGGCTCTTGACCACTTGGCCGCTTGCATTTTCAATCTTGGTAATGAGGTGAGCATCATTCATGACACCACCATTGGCAAAGGTTCCATAGGCTTGGGCCATCTGCATCGGATTGGTTGTCACACCAGCTCCCAAGGCAACGGCAAGCGACTTGTCCACCTTGTCCATGTTGAGCCCGAATTTTTTCCCGTACTCAAAGACCGTATCAAGACCCAAATCATTAGCGGTCGCTACGGCTGGAAGGTTAAGGGACTCTGCCAGGGCCTGGTACATCGGTACCGTTGGGCTAGACTGGATTCCCGCGTAGTTATTGACCTCATAGCTTCCATATTGGGTGGTACTATTGTCCAATTCCTTATTGGTCGACCAACCTTCAGCAACAGCTGGACTATAGA encodes the following:
- the nusG gene encoding transcription termination/antitermination protein NusG, with the translated sequence MDSFDKGWFVLQTYSGYENKVKENLLQRAQTYNMLENILRVEIPTQTVQVEKNGKTKEIEENRFPGYVLVEMVMTDEAWFVVRNTPNVTGFVGSHGNRSKPTPLLEEEIRSILLSMGQTVQEFDLDVKVGDTVRIIDGAFTDYTGKITEIDNNKVKMVISMFGNDTVAEVNLNQIAEL
- the rpmG gene encoding 50S ribosomal protein L33, with the protein product MALKKASLACTVCGSRNYSIKLSGTPKPTRLEVNKFCKHCSKYTIHKETR
- the ypfJ gene encoding KPN_02809 family neutral zinc metallopeptidase, which translates into the protein MKSDNLKESRNIEDRRGQSYSQSSGNSNLGGGILQILLSPGSFKSKIVLILLLVLLGGGGASLGGLFGNGTSSQPYQSTQVTRTNKTHVDDADAEFVSKVLGTTEDHWHKVFQAEGRTYHEPKLVFYTGRTQTGCGVGQASAGPFYCPTDKKIYLDMSFYKELTTKYKASGDFAMAYVIAHEVGHHVQNELGILGKYHRMQQGLSEKERNAISVRIELQADYLAGVWARSIQDRNLLDIGDIEEAMNAAHAVGDDTLQEQAYGYSVPDSFTHGTSEQRMRWFKRGYQYGDLQHGDTFSLSDSEL
- the secE gene encoding preprotein translocase subunit SecE, which encodes MKFIKDIFVLLKDTTWPNRKERWKNFISVIEYTAFFVALIYLFDKVIARGLLHMINFF